DNA sequence from the Marinilongibacter aquaticus genome:
TCAAGTTCGGCTTTGAATCCGGTCGCATGAAAACCGGCACACCGCCTCGAGTAGATAGACGATCTGTCGACTTTTCCAAAATGGAAGAACAAAAGGGAGACGAACAACCTGAAAAATTCTCTTACTCCGAAACCCCACATATCGAAGAGCAAATGTCTTGTTGGATTACCTATACGAATCCAGATGTGCACGACGAATTGAAAAAAGGTTTCGATCGCTCTCCCATGTTCAATGGAAGAATTAGAGGCTTGGGCCCGCGTTACTGCCCCTCTGTTGAAGATAAAATCAACCGCTTTGCTGATAAAGATCGACATCAAATATTCTTAGAACCCGAAGGCAGACACACCGTTGAAATGTATGTCAATGGTTTTTCAACCTCACTTCCAGAGGATATACAATATCAAGCCATTCGTAAAATCCCCGGTTTCGAAAATGTAAAAATGTTTAGACCCGGATACGCAATAGAATACGATTATTTTCCACCCACTCAGCTTAAACTGAGTTTGGAAACAAAATTGATTGATGGTCTATTTTTTGCCGGACAAATAAACGGAACCACAGGATATGAAGAGGCCGCCTCTCAAGGTTTGATGGCAGGAATCAACGCTCATCAAAAAATAAACAATCTAGAGCCCTTAATCTTGAAACGCAATCAAGCTTACATCGGTGTACTCATCGATGATCTCGTCAACAAGGGTACAGACGAACCTTATAGAATGTTCACATCTCGAGCAGAATTCCGCACGCTTTTACGTCAAGACAACGCAGACATTCGTCTTACTCCTTTGTCCAACTCGCTTGGTTTAGCCAGCGAAGAACGATTCAATCGAGTACAACAGAAAGAAAAAGAAAGCGATGATTTGTATAAAGCCCTACACAAGGCGAAGATAGAACCCGAACAAATTAATCCCATACTTCGAGATATAAACTCCGCCGAACTACGAGAAAGAAATACAGCGTACAATCTATTGAAAAGGCCTGAAGTCAATTTGCATAGGCTTGAAAATATTTCGCCCGAATTGGATGCATTATTGGACAGCTATGAAGCAAACATAAAAGAACAAGCGGAAATACGCGTCAAGTACGAACGCTATATTGAGAAAGAAGAACAGCTTGTTGAAAAAATGAACAAGTTGGAGAATCTGAGCATTAAACCCAATTTCGATTATCAATCGGTGACTTCACTTTCAATAGAAGCCCGAAATAAGTTACAACAAATTAAACCCCAAACACTCGGCCAAGCTTCGCGTATTAGCGGTGTTTCTCCTGCCGATATATCTGTTTTAATGATCCATTTAGGAAGATAAATGACAACAAAGCACGTTCTTTTCGCTCTTATATTATTACTCAGCTCTTGTGCACAATTCGTTCCACCCACAGGCGGAGAAAAAGATAAAACTGCACCAAAGGTGATAAATTCTTATCCTGAGAATAAAACCAAGCACTTTAAAGGTCAACGCATAAGTTTGGAATTTGACGAATTAATCGACGCGAATTCCCTTAGACAAGAACTTATCATTACACCATCGATTGAAGGGGCCTACGATTTGAAAGCCAAACCCTTCAGTATTGAATTGAAATTTGATAAGCCCTTCGCCGACAGCACAACTTATACTTTCAATTTCAGGGAGGGTGTGAAGGATCTCAATGAGCGAAACCCTGCCGAAAATTTGAAGCTCGTATTCAGTACTGGTGATCAAATAGATTCACTTCAAATCAACGGCCATGTGGACAATCTTTGGTCTGGTGAAAATGCAGAAGATTGTACTCTTGCTCTTTATGACTTAAGCAGTAAAGATACATTGCCCCTGCTTCAGCGAAAGCCCAAGTATTTTGTGCAAACAGATAGTTCGGGAAATTTTAGTCTTGAAAATTTGAAAGCCTCGGAATACAGCTTGGTTGCCTTCACAGATAAAAATAACAATCTTCGTTTCGATGAGAAAAACGAACTTTTCGGATTTGATTTGGACACCATTCGATTGACCCAAAACATAGACGGCAAAAATTTAACCGTATATCCTTACCAAACCGAAAGCCCAAGAATTCAAAGAGTCTTGTCAAGACAAACAAATTTTGTAGTCCGTTTCGATCGAGGCATTCAATCCGCCAAAATAGAATTTCCAAATGAAGGAGATAGTCTCACATACAAAATCAACAACAACGAGCTTACATTTTTCAATCACCCAAATCCAATCGACACAACACTAACTAAATTGATAGTCGAAGACTCTCTAGCATTAAAATTTGAAACTGAACAAAAAGTATACTTTACCTCCTACAACCAAAAGGCACCGGAGCCAGGCACTTTCCGGATAAGCTTCAAAGATCTAAAACCCAATTCTACAATCAAGAAACCAAAATACTACGACCTCGATTTCCCCGAACCCGTTACTTCCGTTGATTATGAAAAAATACACATCCTTTCCGATACGAGCATTGTAGAAAGTTTTACGCCCGTTTGGCTCGATTCTTCTCATACGCAATTGAGGCTAGAAGTACAACCAAAAGCCACAGAAACTATAAGTCTGGAAATCGAATCATCAGCTATAACTACTTATAAATCAGACACTAATAGTACTTATCAACTTATCAACAAAGTTTATCCACAGTCTGAATTTGGCTCCATCAGTGGGAGATTTGATGAATTTCAAGGACAAAAAATTGCCCAGCTAATCAACGCTAAAGGCGATCAAATAATTGAACAACAAATTTTTACAGACGAATACCGTTTTCCCGAACTTCTGCCAAGTACATACCGCATTCGTATAATTGAAGACAAAAACGAAAATGGCAAATGGGATACGGCCGACTTTTATCAACAAAAGCTGCCGGAAAGAATATTCGTATCAAAGGGAAGCATAAAAGTGAAGGCCAATTTCATTCTCGAAGATTTACAACTGAAATAGTGTGCAAAACTCTGTGGATTACCTCTGAATAATGTACACAAGCTTGATGATAACTTGATCATAACTTAATTTGTAATTAATATTAGAATGGTAGATTGCTCATTAATCCACATGGCGAACAATAATCCCCAAATTCTCCAAGAAGAATACACGTGAAAATTACAGTGTATAACTCCATAAATTATCCCTCTCCTGCAAAGCTTCAATTTGTGTATAAACTCGAGAGATTCTCAAAATCAAATGTTTAGCTGTGCACAAAGTTTTCAATTAATCCACAATTCAATTTCACTCATTCACATCCAAATGAAAACCCTTCATTACCAAAAAAACTTAACCACAAATCCACAGTACTAAAGAATAGAAACAATAAATAAATACTTATTCTTATTTTTATTTTATGAAGGGAATTCAAGTAAAAACAATCTTTTTCATTTTGGCGGCGGTCAGCAGCGTTTGGTCGCAGTCGATCGAATTGGCGAATGAGTATTTTTCACGCGGCGAGTTTGACAAAGCACAAACGGAATATGAAAAATTGGCCAAGAAAAAAGACGCTGCATTTGTTATTCACGAGAATTACATGAATACGCTTTTGCGTTTGAAGAATTATCAGGAAGCTGAGCATTTTCTGAACGAGCAAATTTTAAACAGACCCGATTACATCGTGTATAGGGCAGAGCTCGCCGACCTATATGAAGAAATGGGCCAGAAGGAAAGAGCGACAGCTGCTTTGAATGAGGTGATCAATGCGGCAGCGAAAAAGGATATTTTCGTTTATCAGCTGCAGGATTACCTATACCGTAAAAACAAGATTAGTTCGATAATCGAATTGTTGGAGAAAGGTCGTACATTTTCTGGTTCGCCAAATAAGT
Encoded proteins:
- the mnmG gene encoding tRNA uridine-5-carboxymethylaminomethyl(34) synthesis enzyme MnmG — its product is MFPKYDLIVVGAGHAGCEAAHAAAQMGSKVLLVTMNLQTIAQMSCNPAIGGVAKGQIVREIDALGGMTGIVADKTMLQFRMLNRSKGPAMWSPRCQSDRFKFSEEWRWILESNPNIDFWQEMVSGLIIKENRVQGVKTSIGLEILAKAVVLTNGTFLNGVIHIGEKQYGGGRAGERASTGITEDLIKFGFESGRMKTGTPPRVDRRSVDFSKMEEQKGDEQPEKFSYSETPHIEEQMSCWITYTNPDVHDELKKGFDRSPMFNGRIRGLGPRYCPSVEDKINRFADKDRHQIFLEPEGRHTVEMYVNGFSTSLPEDIQYQAIRKIPGFENVKMFRPGYAIEYDYFPPTQLKLSLETKLIDGLFFAGQINGTTGYEEAASQGLMAGINAHQKINNLEPLILKRNQAYIGVLIDDLVNKGTDEPYRMFTSRAEFRTLLRQDNADIRLTPLSNSLGLASEERFNRVQQKEKESDDLYKALHKAKIEPEQINPILRDINSAELRERNTAYNLLKRPEVNLHRLENISPELDALLDSYEANIKEQAEIRVKYERYIEKEEQLVEKMNKLENLSIKPNFDYQSVTSLSIEARNKLQQIKPQTLGQASRISGVSPADISVLMIHLGR
- a CDS encoding Ig-like domain-containing protein produces the protein MINSYPENKTKHFKGQRISLEFDELIDANSLRQELIITPSIEGAYDLKAKPFSIELKFDKPFADSTTYTFNFREGVKDLNERNPAENLKLVFSTGDQIDSLQINGHVDNLWSGENAEDCTLALYDLSSKDTLPLLQRKPKYFVQTDSSGNFSLENLKASEYSLVAFTDKNNNLRFDEKNELFGFDLDTIRLTQNIDGKNLTVYPYQTESPRIQRVLSRQTNFVVRFDRGIQSAKIEFPNEGDSLTYKINNNELTFFNHPNPIDTTLTKLIVEDSLALKFETEQKVYFTSYNQKAPEPGTFRISFKDLKPNSTIKKPKYYDLDFPEPVTSVDYEKIHILSDTSIVESFTPVWLDSSHTQLRLEVQPKATETISLEIESSAITTYKSDTNSTYQLINKVYPQSEFGSISGRFDEFQGQKIAQLINAKGDQIIEQQIFTDEYRFPELLPSTYRIRIIEDKNENGKWDTADFYQQKLPERIFVSKGSIKVKANFILEDLQLK